The following are encoded in a window of Caldicellulosiruptor danielii genomic DNA:
- the jag gene encoding RNA-binding cell elongation regulator Jag/EloR: protein MKWVEKTAKTVDEAVELALRELGISRDKAEIVVIDEGSKGILGIIGTRPAKVKVIAKQTPEEKIEEFLKSVLTNMDVKIDRMDMVRDGEFIKVNLFGKNTFKLIGKDGEVLDALQFLTGVVVNRGVPEEETVRILLDCQNFRKRKEERLRRLALTLADKVARSKKSIKLRPMTPYERRIIHTTLQNHRFVTTYSEGEEPYRKVVITLK, encoded by the coding sequence ATGAAATGGGTAGAAAAGACCGCAAAGACTGTAGATGAAGCAGTTGAACTTGCTTTAAGAGAACTTGGAATATCGCGCGATAAGGCTGAAATTGTGGTAATTGACGAGGGGTCAAAAGGAATTCTGGGGATTATTGGCACTCGACCAGCAAAAGTAAAAGTGATTGCAAAACAGACGCCAGAAGAGAAGATTGAAGAGTTTTTGAAAAGTGTGCTTACTAACATGGACGTCAAAATTGACAGGATGGATATGGTAAGGGATGGAGAATTCATAAAAGTAAATCTTTTCGGGAAAAATACATTTAAGCTTATTGGCAAGGATGGCGAGGTGCTTGATGCTCTTCAATTTTTGACAGGTGTTGTTGTCAACAGAGGAGTGCCAGAGGAGGAGACTGTTAGAATTCTTCTTGACTGCCAGAATTTTAGAAAGAGAAAAGAAGAAAGGCTCAGAAGACTTGCTCTAACTTTGGCAGACAAAGTGGCAAGAAGCAAAAAGAGTATTAAGCTAAGGCCCATGACTCCATATGAGAGAAGAATCATCCACACCACTTTGCAAAACCACAGGTTTGTCACAACGTACTCAGAGGGTGAAGAGCCCTACAGAAAGGTTGTAATTACATTGAAATAG